GCCGAATTGCTGTCCAAGCTGCCGCCGTATCCCGCCTCCTGGCTGTTCGTGCAAGGCTTGAACCGCTTGCTGGCGCCGCAATTGCCCGACGACGTGCGCTGCAGCCTGGAGGGGCGCAGCCTGCGCTTGCGCTTGCTGGACGCCGGTATCGCCTTCGATTTTGAGTGGCAGGGCACGGTGTTCGTGGCCGAACGCTATGTTGACGTGCCGGACCTGTGCATCGCCGCCAGCGTGCATGACTTGATGCTGCTGGCGCGGCGCCAGGAAGATCCGGACACCCTGTTCTTCAGCCGCCGTTTGAGCCTGGAAGGCGATACGGAGCTGGGCTTGCTGTTCAAGAATACGCTCGATGCCATCGAATTGCCGCCGTTCGACCTGCAGTCGCTGGGACCGCGCCGCGTGCTGGCGCATTTGCGCGACCGGGGCGCGCGGGGAGGCTGAGCGGAAAAGGGGAGGCGGGCGCTCAGTGGCGGCAGTGGCCGCAGGCGCCGCTGCACGATGGCAATTGTTCTTCATCGGACGCCTCGCCCATGAAGCCGGCGTCGTTGACGGCGGTCAGCAAACGTTCCTGCGTGGCCAGGCGTTCGTCGAATTGCACCGTGGCGCCGTGGCGCGCCAGCGAGACGCAGACGGTGGCCACGCCTGTGACGGCCTCAAGTGCGCCCGTCAATCTGTCGGCGCAGCCTTCGTGATCCATTCCAATAATATTCAAGCGCGCTGTCTGCATGTGGTCCTCTTGTTTTTCAGATAAAAAAACAGCGTAGGCGAGGGGCGCGCATGCCGTCCAGAGCAGCACGCAAGATTTATTTTCTATTTACGGTTTTATTGATCTGGATTAATTTGCACCGCTCCACTTCCGCCTGAATTGCTGTTGTTTTGTACACAGTTTCCATAATCCAGTCGACAAGCGTGCCCTGCTGCGCGATACTGTCATTCTGATAAGAACGCTGATGAAAGCGCTGGAAAGGAGGGGCCATGCAGCGCCGCCCCCTGCTCAAGCTTGCCGCCCTGTGGCCGTTGGGCGCTGCCGCCGCCGGCACGTCGCCGCCGCTGCCGCTCGTCTATCCGCGCCACCAGGCGCTCGATGATCCGCAGCAAGGTTATGTGACGGCCTTGCTGCAAATGGCGCTGTCGCGGTCGGGCCATGCCTATGCCTTGCGCCGCTCCGCACTGCGCATGGTGCAGACGCGCGCCATGCAGGAAATCGCCATGGCGTCAGGCAGCGTCGATGTCGTCTGGGCCATGACGAGCCGGGCGCGCGAAACGCAATTGCTGCCGGTGCGTATACCGATCGACCGTGGCCTGATCGGCTGGCGCGTGGCCCTGATCCATGCCCGCCAGACGCAGCTGCTGCGCGGCGTGCGCAGCGTCGCCGCCCTGGCGCGGCTGTCTGCCGGCCAGATGCGCGACTGGCCCGACTGCGCCATCCTGCAGGCGAACGGCTTGCGCCTCGATACCTCGAGCACCTACGAAGGCCTGTTCCAGCAGCTGGCGGCGGGGCGCATCGACTACTTTCCCCGCTCCGTGATCGAGGCCCAAAGCGAGCTGGCCAGCCACGCGCAATTGCCGCTGGCGCTAGACACCCACCTGGTCATCCGCTACCCGGCCGCACTGTACTTTTTTGTCGGCAAGCACCGGCCGGAACTGGCGCGCCACATTGAACTGGGACTGGAAACCATGCTGGCCGATGGCAGCTTTGCGCAGCTGTTCCAGCGCCATTTCGGCCGTCTCGCGCAGGGCCTGAATCTGTCCCGGCGTTACGTGCTGGAGCTCGTCAATCCTGACCTGCCGGAGGAGACGCCGCTGGCGCGCAAGGCACTTTGGTATCGTCCAAATCATTACTAATGGTTTAGTTGAGCTATGTCAAACGACTGCTTCAATCGTGCGCAGGATGTTTGAGGAAACGCAAAGCGAGTTCAACAGAACACCTGTTGACACTTATAAAATTTTCGCCGAACATCATTCCATCTTGCAACACTTTGCAATACTTTCCCAGCGATAGCCGCCATGGCGGCTGTCGTGCGGACCCGTGCGCCCGTTCAACGGCAAGCCGCCGCCAGCCACCGAACGCTGTGCTCCCTTGTAACCATCCGTTATCTTTTCGAAGGTTTGCCCATGCTCGATTCGATCGCGTCGGTATTGCACCAGGTGCCGGAATTGGCCCTGTTCCTGGCGCTGGCGCTGGGCTACGCGGTAGGGCAGATACGCTTCGGCCCGATCCAGCTCGGCGGCGTGTGCGGCACCCTGATCGCCGCGCTGCTGATCGGCCAGCTTGGCATTACCCTGGACGCCAGCGTGAAAAACGTTTTCTTCATGCTGTTTATCTTTGCCCTCGGCTACGCGGGCGGTCCCCAGTTCTTTGCCAACCTCAATGCCAAGGGCTTGCGCTTGGGAATACTGTGCCTGATCGAAGTGGTGGTGGTGCTGGCGCTGGTGCTGCTGGCCACGCGTTTCCTGGGCCTGGACCAGGGGACGGCGGCCGGCATGATGGCGGGCGCGGCGACGGAATCGGCCGTCGTCGGCACCGCCACGGACGCGATCTCGAAGCTGGCGCTGCCGGCGGCCCGCATCGCCGAGCTGCAAGCCAATGTGGTCACCGCGTATTCCATCACGTATATCTTTGGCCTGATCGCCATCGTCATCGTCACCAGCCAGATTTTTCCGCTGTTGTTGCGCGTCAATCTGCGCGAGGAAGCGGACAAATTATGGGAAAAAATGGGCGGCGCGCAGGCGGGCGCCGACGATTTGCAGGCGACGCCGGAAATGGTCGGCCGCGCTTACCGCATCAGCCGGGGCGCGGGACGCCGCCTCGATGCCTTGCAGCATATTTTTGCGGGCCGCGCCAGCATCACGCGCGTGCGCCGGCACGGCAAGGTCTTGCCGCTGGAGCCGGCACTGCGCCTGCGCAATAACGACGAAGTGCTGGTGATCGGCCACCGTCCCGCACTGGTGGCGGCCGAAGCCATCCTGGGCGAGGAATTTGCCGACACGACGGGCTTGAACATGGCCGTCTCCGCCGTCGAAGTGGTGCTGCAGCAAGCCGCGCTGGTCGGCCAGCCCTTGCGCCAGCTGGCCTTGCCCACCGGCGTGCATGTGGCGGCCGTCATCCGCGGCGAGCACAGCATGCCGCCCTTGCCCGACCTGGCCCTGCAGCGCGACGACGTGCTGCGCCTGTATGGCACGACGGAAGGACGCGAACTGAACACGGCGCTGTCGGCCATCGGCAAGCGCGTGCCCACGGGCGACCGCAGCAATATCGTCTACGCCAGCATTGGCATCGTGCTCGGTGTGTATATCGGCGGCTTTACCGCCAGGCTGGGCGGCATTCCGTTTTCGCTGGGCACGGGCGGCGGGGCCTTGCTGACGGGGCTCGTATTCGGCTGGTACCAGGCGCGAAAACCTGGCATGCCGGGCATCCACCCCAGCGCGCTCGACATGATGAAGGATATCGGCCTGGCCACCTTCATCGCCTGCGTCGGCCTGGCGTCGGGACCGCAGGCAATCGAGCTGGTGCGCCAGTACGGCTTGTCGCTGCCGCTGATGGGCGTCTTGATCGCCGTCATCCCCGCCTCGCTGTCGTTGCTGGTGGGCCACTTTTTCCTCAAGCTGGAAGCGCCCGTGCTCTTGGGCGCCATCGCCGGCCAGCAGTGCAGCACGCCAGCCTTGTCGGCCGTGCAGAACGCGGCCGGCAATTCCACGCCCTTGCTGGGCTACACGATTACCTATGCCATCTCGAACGTGGTGCTGCCTCTGCTGGGGCCGCTCATCGTGGCCCTGGCCGGGTCCGTTCATGCATGAGCAGCTTGCAAGAGCACAGGCAGTAAAGAATTCCTTCAACACGAAAGGCGGTCCGCATGGAATGGTTGCATGAGTTATTCAAGAAGTCGCCCGAAATTGCCTTGTTTCTCTCCCTGGCAGTGGGCTACTACATCGGCAAGATCAAGTTCGGCTCGTTTCAGCTGGGCGGGGTCGCCGGTTCACTGCTGGTGGCGGTCCTCGTCAGCCAGGTAGGCGTGGCCATCGATCCCGGCGTCAAGTCGGTGCTGTTTGCCCTGTTCATTTACGCGGTCGGTTATGAAAGCGGACCGCAATTCTTCAATTCCCTGGGGCGCCAGTCCGTGCGCGAAATCATCCTGGCCGTCGTGCTGGCCGTGACGGCGCTGCTGACGGTGGTCATCATGGCCAAGGTGTTCGGCCTGGACAAGGGCCTGGCGGCCGGCGTGGCGGCGGGCGGCTTGACGCAGTCGGCCATCATCGGCACGGCCGGCGACGCGATCACCAAGCTGGGCCTGGCGGCCGACGAGGTGGCGCGCCTGCAGGGCAACGTGGCTGTCGGCTATGCCGTGACCTATGTGTTCGGCTCGTTTGGCGCCATCATCGTCTGCGTCAATATCTTGCCGAAACTCATGGGTCGCACCATCCGCGAAGATGCGATCAAGGCGGAAACGGCGCTGCAGGCGGGCGTGCAGGTGCTGGGACCTGGCCAGACGCCGGCCGCGCCCGACTTGATCGGCCGCATCTACGACGTGGGTCCCGGTGCCGGCCGCACCGTGGAAGAGATCGAAAGCGCTCATCCGAACACGGCCATCACCATCGAGCGCGTGAAACGCAATGGCCAGATCATCGACGTCAGCCCGGACCTGGTGCTGGCGGCCGACGATATCGTGCTGCTGGTGGGCCGCCGTGAAGCCATGCTCAGCGTGTCTTCCCAGCTGGGCAAGGAATTGCTGGCCGTCGAAGGCATGGAACTGGTGATGCAGCGCCGCGACATGGTGCTGACCAACAAGGCTTACCACAACAAGACGGTGGGCGAAATCCGCAGCGCGACGGCGCCGGGCGTGCGTCACGGCATCTTTGTCGTGCAGCTGAGCCGCATGGGCAAGATCCTGCCCATGCAGCCGGAAACCGTCGTGCAGACGGGCGACGTGGTGACCATCTATGGCGCCGAGCAGGACGTCAAGCGCGTGGCGGCCGAAGTGGGCTACATGATCGTGCCGAGCGCCAAGACGGATTTCGTCTACATGGGCGCCGGCCTCGTCGTCGGCCTGCTGGTGGGCTTGCTGGTGGCGCGCATCGGTTCGATTCCGCTGACACTGGGCAGCGGCGGCGGCGTGCTGCTGTCGGGTCTCGTGTTCGGCTGGTTCCGCGCCAAGCGCCAGACCTTCGGTTACATGCCCAGCGGCGCCGTGCAAATCCTCAAGGATCTGGGCCTGGCCGGCTTCGTTGCCGTCGTCGGCCTCACGTCCGGCCTGCAAGCCGTGCAAACCGTGCGCGAACACGGCCTGACCCTGTTCGGCGTGGGCGTCGTGGTGACCATCCTGCCGATGATACTGACCATGCTGATCGGCCGTTACATCTTGCGCTATGACAACGTTGCCGTGTTTGCGGGCGCCTTGTCCGGCTCGCGCAGCGCCAATCCCGCGTTCGGCGAAGTGCTGAACGCGGCGCAAAACTCGATTCCCACCGTACCGTTTGCCATCACATATGCCTTGGCCAACGTTTTCCTGACCTTGCTGGGGCCGCTGATTGTGGCCTTCGTCTGAGTCTGCATGTATGTGCAAGCACCTTTGCAAGAACCTTCAAAATTATCAGTCTGATAAGGAGTAGCAAAAATGGATTTCAGTAACCCAAGCAAACTCGCCCTGTTGAGCCCCTTCGAATTGAAGGATGCGCTGATCCAGACGGCCAAGCAAAGCAACCGCCTGATGCTCAATGCGGGCCGCGGCAACCCGAATTTCCTGGCGACCACGCCACGCCACGGCTTCTTCCAGTTCGGCCAGTTCGCCATGACGGAAGCGGAGCGCTCGTATGTGTACATGGACGACGTGGGCGGCTTTCCCACGCGCGAGGGCATCGAGGCGCGCTTTGAAATCTTCGTGCGCAAGCACGAAGGCAACCCGGGCGCGCATTTCATCGAGGCGGCCGTGTCGTATGTGCGCGACCAGCTGGGCCTGAGTGCGGGCGACTTCATCTATGAGATGTGCGAAGCCATCCTCGGCTGCAACTATCCCGTGCCGGACCGCATGCTGCGCCTGTCCGAGAAAATCGTCGGCCAGTATATCCACCGCGAAATGATCGGCGACCATCCATTCGTCGGCAACTTCGACATGTACGCGGTCGAAGGCGGCACGGCGGCCATGACCTATCTGTTCGCCAGCCTGAAATCGAATCACATCATCCAGGAAGGCGACACGATCGCCCTGGGCATGCCGATCTTCACGCCCTACATCGAGATTCCGCAGCTGAACGACTACAAGCTGAACACCGTGCACATCGATGCGCCGCAATCAAACAACTGGCAATTCACCAAGAAGGAACTGGACAAGCTGCTGGACCCGAAAGTGAAAGCTTTCTTCCTCGTCAACCCCAGCAATCCGCCATCCGTCAAGATCGACGACGAGACCCTGGAATACATCGCCAAGATCATCAAGAAGCGCCCGGACCTGATCATTTTGACGGATGACGTGTACGGCACCTTCGCCGACAATTTCGTCTCGCTGTTCGCCATCTGCCCGTTCAACACCATCCTCGTATATTCGTTCTCGAAATACTTCGGCGCGACGGGCTGGCGCATGGGTGTGGTGGCCACGCATGAAAACAATGTGCTCGACGACAAGATTGCGAAGTTGCCTGAAACCATCAAGAAGCAGCTCGATGCGCGCTATCACTCCATCACGACGGAACCGCGCCAGCTGAAATTCATCGACCGCCTGGTGGCCGACAGCCGCACGGTGGCGCTGAACCACACGGCCGGCCTGTCCACGCCCGTGCAGGCGCAGATGACCCTGTTCTCCTTGTTCTCGCTGATGGATGAAGAGCAAAAGTACAAGCAATCGATGAAACGCATCGTGCTGCGCCGCAAGGAAGCGCTGTACCGCGAACTGGGCTTGCCGATGGTGCACGACGCCAATTCCGTGCGCTACTACCATCTGCTGGACATGGAATCCTTGGCCGCGCAGATGCATGGCGTGGAGTTTTCGCAGTGGCTGCTGAAAAAACTCAAGCCGAACGAAGCGCTGTTCCGCCTGGCCGAGGAAACGGGCGTCATCCTGCTGCCGGGCCGCGGCTTCGGCACCACGCATCCGTCCGGCCGCGTCTCGCTGGCCAACCTGAACGAATACGACTACGCCAATATCGGCCGCGCCATCCGCAGCATGGCGTCCGAGTTCTTTGCCGTGTTTGAAAAGGAAAAGGAAAAGGGCGGCAAGAAGGCGAAGAAGTAAGCCGCTAGCCGTGTAGTCTGACAAAAACGGGCGCCCCGCATGAGGCGCCCGTTTTTGTCTGTCAGCTTGCGTAACCAATAGTGCAGGCTGGAATGGACATCCGTGGATATAATTGCTATTGTGAAAGTATAAACATGGCAACCCCGTGCTTTCCCCTCATTCATTGACTGGACGCTACATGGGCAGATTGCAAGGACATTTATCATTATTGCTGGCGAGCGCGCTGGGCGCGGCCATGCCGGCCCTGGCGGAACCTCTGACATTCAGCGAAGCGCTGCAGCAAGCGGCAGCCGCTTCGGGCGCCGTGCAGGGCGCCGCGCTCGACGTGCGCGCAAAAACCCTCAAGGCAGAGGCGCTGTCGAATATCGACGGCCCTTCCGTGGACTTGACGGCGTTTCGTGGCCGCCTGTCGACGGACTTGAACATCGATACGAGCGGCTTGTCCGGCGTGGTGGGCGGCATCGAGTCCGTGCTGCCATCGATTCCCGGCTTGCCCAAGCCACAGATTCCCAATTCCCTGAGCCGCGAAGTGGTGACGGACCTGACCTCGTTCGGCTTGCTGGGCATGTGGCCCATCTACACGGGCGGGCGCCTGGACGCCGTCAAGGGCCTCGCTTCGAGCCTGACCCTGGCCGCGCAGGCGGAGCGCACGGAAGCGGAAGAACAGCTGGCGACCCTGGTGGCGCAGCGCTATTTTCAATTATTGCTGGCGAAGCGGGTGGTGGCCGTGCGGGCCGAAGTGACGGCCGGCGTGACGCAGCATCAGCGCGACGCGGCCAAGCTGGAAAAGGGCGGCCTGATTTCGCGCGCGGAACGCCTGCGTGCCGACGTGGCCCTCGACAGCGCCCGCAGCGACGAGGCGCAGGCGCGCAGCGATGAGGAAATCGCCCAGGTGGCGCTCGACCGTTTGCTCGCCGTCAACACGCAAGTGCGGCCCAGCACTCCCCTGTTCGTCAACAGCCTGCCGGTGGGTACCTTGCAATCGTTCATCAGCACGGGCATGCGCGAAAATGCGAACTGGAAAAAGATCGACAGCAAGCGCGTGCAGGCCGAGCAAGCCTTGAAGCTGCATGGCAAGGAGTACGCGCCCACCGTGTTTGCCATCGGTAACTACAACTTGAATCGCGGCAACGAAAAACTCGTGCGGTCGAACTGGGCCATCGGCCTCGTCGTGGCCGTGCCGCTCGTGCACCGCATCAACACGGGCAAGATGATCGCCGCCGCCAAGCTGGACCAGGAGCGCGTGGAAGTGGTGGCGCGCCAGGCCGAGCGCGACATTCCCACCCTGATCGAAAAGAACTGGCGCGCGCTGGAAAACGCCCGCATCCAGTACCTGTCCACGGCGTCGTCGGTGGAGCTGGCGCGCGAAAATATCCGTTTGCAAACGGTCGCTTTCCAGCAAGGACAAGTGACGTCGCTGGAAGTGGTCGACGCGCGCCTGAACCTGGCCAAGGTCGAGACCCA
This window of the Janthinobacterium agaricidamnosum genome carries:
- the ubiT gene encoding ubiquinone anaerobic biosynthesis accessory factor UbiT: MSKPAVSYRLPEPLAELLSKLPPYPASWLFVQGLNRLLAPQLPDDVRCSLEGRSLRLRLLDAGIAFDFEWQGTVFVAERYVDVPDLCIAASVHDLMLLARRQEDPDTLFFSRRLSLEGDTELGLLFKNTLDAIELPPFDLQSLGPRRVLAHLRDRGARGG
- a CDS encoding bifunctional aspartate transaminase/aspartate 4-decarboxylase; this translates as MDFSNPSKLALLSPFELKDALIQTAKQSNRLMLNAGRGNPNFLATTPRHGFFQFGQFAMTEAERSYVYMDDVGGFPTREGIEARFEIFVRKHEGNPGAHFIEAAVSYVRDQLGLSAGDFIYEMCEAILGCNYPVPDRMLRLSEKIVGQYIHREMIGDHPFVGNFDMYAVEGGTAAMTYLFASLKSNHIIQEGDTIALGMPIFTPYIEIPQLNDYKLNTVHIDAPQSNNWQFTKKELDKLLDPKVKAFFLVNPSNPPSVKIDDETLEYIAKIIKKRPDLIILTDDVYGTFADNFVSLFAICPFNTILVYSFSKYFGATGWRMGVVATHENNVLDDKIAKLPETIKKQLDARYHSITTEPRQLKFIDRLVADSRTVALNHTAGLSTPVQAQMTLFSLFSLMDEEQKYKQSMKRIVLRRKEALYRELGLPMVHDANSVRYYHLLDMESLAAQMHGVEFSQWLLKKLKPNEALFRLAEETGVILLPGRGFGTTHPSGRVSLANLNEYDYANIGRAIRSMASEFFAVFEKEKEKGGKKAKK
- the aspT gene encoding aspartate-alanine antiporter, with translation MLDSIASVLHQVPELALFLALALGYAVGQIRFGPIQLGGVCGTLIAALLIGQLGITLDASVKNVFFMLFIFALGYAGGPQFFANLNAKGLRLGILCLIEVVVVLALVLLATRFLGLDQGTAAGMMAGAATESAVVGTATDAISKLALPAARIAELQANVVTAYSITYIFGLIAIVIVTSQIFPLLLRVNLREEADKLWEKMGGAQAGADDLQATPEMVGRAYRISRGAGRRLDALQHIFAGRASITRVRRHGKVLPLEPALRLRNNDEVLVIGHRPALVAAEAILGEEFADTTGLNMAVSAVEVVLQQAALVGQPLRQLALPTGVHVAAVIRGEHSMPPLPDLALQRDDVLRLYGTTEGRELNTALSAIGKRVPTGDRSNIVYASIGIVLGVYIGGFTARLGGIPFSLGTGGGALLTGLVFGWYQARKPGMPGIHPSALDMMKDIGLATFIACVGLASGPQAIELVRQYGLSLPLMGVLIAVIPASLSLLVGHFFLKLEAPVLLGAIAGQQCSTPALSAVQNAAGNSTPLLGYTITYAISNVVLPLLGPLIVALAGSVHA
- the aspT gene encoding aspartate-alanine antiporter; translated protein: MEWLHELFKKSPEIALFLSLAVGYYIGKIKFGSFQLGGVAGSLLVAVLVSQVGVAIDPGVKSVLFALFIYAVGYESGPQFFNSLGRQSVREIILAVVLAVTALLTVVIMAKVFGLDKGLAAGVAAGGLTQSAIIGTAGDAITKLGLAADEVARLQGNVAVGYAVTYVFGSFGAIIVCVNILPKLMGRTIREDAIKAETALQAGVQVLGPGQTPAAPDLIGRIYDVGPGAGRTVEEIESAHPNTAITIERVKRNGQIIDVSPDLVLAADDIVLLVGRREAMLSVSSQLGKELLAVEGMELVMQRRDMVLTNKAYHNKTVGEIRSATAPGVRHGIFVVQLSRMGKILPMQPETVVQTGDVVTIYGAEQDVKRVAAEVGYMIVPSAKTDFVYMGAGLVVGLLVGLLVARIGSIPLTLGSGGGVLLSGLVFGWFRAKRQTFGYMPSGAVQILKDLGLAGFVAVVGLTSGLQAVQTVREHGLTLFGVGVVVTILPMILTMLIGRYILRYDNVAVFAGALSGSRSANPAFGEVLNAAQNSIPTVPFAITYALANVFLTLLGPLIVAFV
- a CDS encoding TolC family protein, which translates into the protein MGRLQGHLSLLLASALGAAMPALAEPLTFSEALQQAAAASGAVQGAALDVRAKTLKAEALSNIDGPSVDLTAFRGRLSTDLNIDTSGLSGVVGGIESVLPSIPGLPKPQIPNSLSREVVTDLTSFGLLGMWPIYTGGRLDAVKGLASSLTLAAQAERTEAEEQLATLVAQRYFQLLLAKRVVAVRAEVTAGVTQHQRDAAKLEKGGLISRAERLRADVALDSARSDEAQARSDEEIAQVALDRLLAVNTQVRPSTPLFVNSLPVGTLQSFISTGMRENANWKKIDSKRVQAEQALKLHGKEYAPTVFAIGNYNLNRGNEKLVRSNWAIGLVVAVPLVHRINTGKMIAAAKLDQERVEVVARQAERDIPTLIEKNWRALENARIQYLSTASSVELARENIRLQTVAFQQGQVTSLEVVDARLNLAKVETQRAQTAYNYVMGLAQLLEATGETQRLGSLAAAADIQLPVDK
- a CDS encoding substrate-binding periplasmic protein — encoded protein: MQRRPLLKLAALWPLGAAAAGTSPPLPLVYPRHQALDDPQQGYVTALLQMALSRSGHAYALRRSALRMVQTRAMQEIAMASGSVDVVWAMTSRARETQLLPVRIPIDRGLIGWRVALIHARQTQLLRGVRSVAALARLSAGQMRDWPDCAILQANGLRLDTSSTYEGLFQQLAAGRIDYFPRSVIEAQSELASHAQLPLALDTHLVIRYPAALYFFVGKHRPELARHIELGLETMLADGSFAQLFQRHFGRLAQGLNLSRRYVLELVNPDLPEETPLARKALWYRPNHY
- a CDS encoding heavy-metal-associated domain-containing protein, producing MQTARLNIIGMDHEGCADRLTGALEAVTGVATVCVSLARHGATVQFDERLATQERLLTAVNDAGFMGEASDEEQLPSCSGACGHCRH